The nucleotide window CGCGGATCGGCTTATACGTCCAAACAATTCAATAACTTTCTGGTCCCCTACGAAGTCACACGCAGTATGTCACGACCGGGTACGCCTTGCGATAACGCGCCAATGGAACGTTGGTGGAATGAGTTCAAGACGCATTGGATGGATCGTCATCCAATGCCCAAAACCTACGAAGAATTTGAAGCGCTGGTAAAGGAAGGAATCCACTACTTCAATCACCTAGATCGCTCACCAGCAAGAAACGACCTCACCCCGGTAGAATACCGGAGTGAGGCCGCTTAGAGACAACATAAAATTATATTATTTCATATGACAACTTGACAGGGACTAGTACACAGGCTATTACCGATCATTTATTTCTTGTTACTACTTTGTTTGTGAGCAGCTACTGCCAGTTCTGGGAACCAGATAGCAATTTCGTGGTGGGCGTTTTCACGACTGTCAGAGGTATGGATAATATTTCGCAAAATGCCATCTGGGTACTCGTGAGCAAAGTCACCGCGAATTGTTCCTGGTTGGGCATCATTTGACCGGGTCTTACCGGCCAAGTGATGGACCGCTTTGACAACATCAGTCCCAGTTACGATGATTGCAACAAGTGGTCCTTCCTTCATGTAGGTTTCAATTTCATGGAAGTAGGGTTTTTCAACCTGCTCTCGATAATGTTGTCTTAGTTGTTCGTCAGTTGCACTGACAACCTTTAATGCAGAAATCTGGAATCGTTTACGTTCGAACCGAGAAATAATTTCACCAATATGACCTTCGGCAACGCCGTCGGGTTTAACTAATACTAAAGTCTTTTCAGAATTTGCCATGGTAGAAACCTCCTTGATTTTAGAACAACTCACAATTGCTCAGTATCTAACAAGTTGTTACTCTAAATTGTAGAAGAAGCGGGGTCTGCCGTCAACTAAGTTCTATAAAAAAAGCGCTAATCATAAAAAAATAATTAGCGCAGCGATATTTAAACGGGGTCTCCCATGATCATCCAGAGAATTAAATAGACAATTAAGCCGGGAAATACTGGTGTGATGGTTAAAACGACAAAAAGTAACCGAGCAACACCGACGTTCCAATCGAAATGTTCAGCTAAGCCGCCAATAACTCCTGCAAATACTTGGTTTGAACGGGAGCGATGAATGTTCTTCATACGAATACCTCCTTAGATTAGGACTGGAAATCAATCCGATTGAAGAAGTCAACGTGGACGTCATCATCTGTGATTTCAAGTTTAGTGATACTCCCGTTAATAGTCGGAATACCTTCATCCAATTCTGGTGCGTATCGATCAACGATTGAACGAATTGTCATTCCGTGAGAGACCACTAAGACTGATTCGCCGTCTTTGGTGTTGGCACGGAGCTTATCAAAGCCACGGTCAAGTCGTTTCCAGAACATAGCGTCGTCTTCAGCGTCTTCGTACAGGTCAGCCTTCCGAATCAGGTCCCGGGCCCGTTCAAGCCCGTACTTACCTAGGATATCGGATTCGGAGGTCAAGTTGACCTGGGCACCGACGAATTGCCACATCTGATTGCCGTCATTACCTTCGAAATAGCCAAAGCATTGTTCCCGAAATTCAGGGTACTGGTAGGAAACGAGGTTGACGTTGTCTTGGTTTTGCCGTAAGGCTATCCGAGATGTCTCAATGGTCCGACCCGAATCACTGCTGTAGGCAGCTGCGAGTTTGATGTTGCTGAGTTGTTTCCCCGCACGAACCGCATCCGCGCGGCCCTTTTCAGTCAGTGGTGAGTCAACCCAACCTTGAACCTTATTGTAATGATTCAGCATGGTTTGACCGTGACGAACAAAATAAGCGGTAAACTTTTTCATAAATGAATGCCCCTTTTCGTTGACTCCATTATTGTTACGTCTTTAGTATAGCAAGCTCAATGAAAGAACGCGACGGTTTTACTCGATAAATTAAGGCCGGAAACAATTCCGGGTGATTTCAACAGTCATTTTTCTTAATGCGTGCTACAGTAAAGGGCAATAGGAGATGATGCGTATGAGTACGGAAAATAGTTATCGGTATACGGGAGAGCGGTCGGTGGACCTCTCTCAGCTGGCAACTAAGGCTAGTCGCGTTCCTGAGACCAGCGTCATCAACAACGCTATAGAGGCTAACGTAGCCGCGTTGAGTGACCTACAAAGTCGGCTTTACTCCCAACAACAGGCAGGGGTCATCATTATTTTACAGGGGATGGATACGGCTGGTAAGGACGGTCTTATTCGACACGTGTTTAGCGGATTAAATCCCGCGGGAACTAGTGTAGTGAGTTTTAAGCAACCGACCCATCTTCAATTGGATCATGATTTCCTGTGGCGAATAAATCAGGAATTGCCAAGGCGAGGAGAAATTCGGGTATTTAACCGCTCGCAATATGAAGATGTCCTAATTAGTCGGGTTCATCCGGAAATCATTCTGGGTCAGAATCTCCCAGGAATTACAAAATTAGCGGATGTTGATGACCGGTTCTTTGCAAAACGATATGGTGACTTGCGCAATTACGAAAAGTATTTGCGTCACCAAGGGTTTGTGACGATTAAATTCTTTCTCCATCTATCTAAGGAGGAACAGACCAAGCGGTTTGAACGACGAATCGAAATTCCTAGCAAAAATTGGAAGTTCTCGCCAAGTGATATGACCGAGCGAACGTTTTGGCAGGACTATCAAATTGCCTATACCAAGATGCTGGAACATACGTCTACCAAGAAGCAACCTTGGTACCTAATTCCGGCTGATGACAAGGCAGTGGCCCGACTAATTGTTTCCAATATTTTAGTTGAACGGTTGCGTGAGTTAGATCCAAGTTATCCGGTTGTGAGTGCAGCAGAACAAGAAAAGCTTAAAACTATCTTGAGGCAGCTCAAAGAAGGAGAGTTGTGATATACAATTTGTCAGCAAATAGTCAAAAGATGGCAATTTGATTCAGTACTGTTGTATATAGCAATTGTCTCAAATTTGCTCTCACTAGTCATAAAATGGTACAGTAGTTTCATTAATTAGTGAGGATTTAGCCTCAAGGAGGAAGTACAACATGACGGTGACGGTTGGTATTGATAAAATAGGATTTTATACGCCAGGAATGTATCTGGATATGACTGATTTAGCCCACGCTCGGCATGATGATCCTAATAAATACTTGATTGGGATTGGTCAGTCCAAACAGGCAGTGATCCCACCAACCCAGGACGTTGTGACGATGGCCGCAAACGCTGCTAGTCAGTTTATGACACCGGCAATTAAATCAGATATTGCCATGGTATTGTTTGGAACTGAATCCGGTATCGATAATTCCAAGGCGACTGCCGTTTATTTAGCGCACCTCTTGGATTTGCCACAAACGACCCGGGCGGTGGAAATTAAACAAGCCTGCTATGGTGCCACGGCAGGGCTACAACTTGCGGCGGATTATGTTCGCGTCCATCCCAACGCCAAAGTATTGGTTGTGGGTGCTGACATTGCGCGATATGGGTTGCGAACGGCCGGTGAGGTCACGCAAGGTGGCGGTGCAGTGGCATTCTTAGTGACGGCTAATCCGCAAATCCTAGCGCTCGATGCAGTCAGCAGTTATCACACCGAAGACGTGATGGATTTTTGGCGACCGGTTTATCGGACAGAAGCCCTAGTCGATGGTAAGTATTCAACGAACGTTTACTTAGACTTCTTTAAGACGGTGTGGGCGGACTATCAACAACAAACGTCCCGCAAGATTGCCGATTTTGATGCGTTTGTTTTCCATATTCCGTTTACCAAGATGGGTCGCAAGGGGTTGCGGCAAATTTTGCCAGAGGCCACGCCAGGCCATCAAGCGGAGCTGACTGCAGCGTTTGAGGCGAGTCAGGAAGATAATCGCAACGTTGGGAATCTTTATACTGGGTCTTTGTACCTAAGCTTTCTTTCACTTCTTCGGCACGGAAACTTAAGCGCTGGCCAGCAAATTGGGTTCTTTAGCTATGGTTCCGGTGCGGAGGGTGAATTCTTTAGTGGTCGAGTACAACCTGATTATCAGCAGGGTTACGACGAATCAGCTATTAGCCAACTGTTGGCCAAACGGCGACGGGTTTCCGTGGCTGAATATGAAGAAATCTTTAATCAACGACTTGATACCACTGGTAGGGATCAGCGATTGGCACTTGGTGAGGAATCAGCCAAATACTATTTAGCCGGCCGCTTAAATGAGCAACGGCAATATAGAGTTCAAAAATAAAAGGGCGCCAATCCGGCGTCCTTTTGCATTTATTCAAATTCATTCTTGGTAACGTAGCCATCTTTGAAGACAAGCACGGGTGATTGTCCTTTCAGACCAAGGGTCAGAGAGTAACCCTTACCCAGTGCTTTTTCTAAGGACTGGCTGGTTTGCGTGAAGTTGCTGACAAATTTAGGCCACTTAGCTTGCTTAGCCTGACTGGGGTCCTTCTCCAGGGCCTTGATAGTTTTGACAAGGTCCGAATTCGAAATGGTTAAGACGTACGTTTTAGTTTTTTGATTAAACGTAACTGGTCCTAGTTTATGCAATGACTTATTGAGTTGCTTTCGAACGGTCTCTTCGTTTTGGGACTGACTGGTTGTACTATTGGATGAAGTGAAGGGGTGGCTAGAGGCTAGGCTAGCACTCTTACTGGAACTTTCCGTATTCGTAGACTGGTGATTACTCGACCAGTAGGGTAGCTTCCAAATCGAGACACCCGTTAAGACAACAGCAATTGTCAAAACAATGGCAGCCCCAATTGGTGAATCATGGTGCTGGATAGCCGTGGCCATTGAGAAAATAGCAATGACTGCTAAAAAAATACCAAAAATAACAAAACCAAGAATCATAGGTGAATCCCCCCAAGTTACGTGTCTTAAGCTAAGTATAGCATGAAATAATTATTGTTTGAATGGTTGCCTGGTCATTTGTGAAAAGTCGAATAATAAGGTGAGTAATCTTTTCTTTTTCGAATAATGTGAATTATAACCGAATATTAATTTTAAATAGGT belongs to Levilactobacillus yonginensis and includes:
- the ndk gene encoding nucleoside-diphosphate kinase, which produces MANSEKTLVLVKPDGVAEGHIGEIISRFERKRFQISALKVVSATDEQLRQHYREQVEKPYFHEIETYMKEGPLVAIIVTGTDVVKAVHHLAGKTRSNDAQPGTIRGDFAHEYPDGILRNIIHTSDSRENAHHEIAIWFPELAVAAHKQSSNKK
- a CDS encoding PspC domain-containing protein — its product is MKNIHRSRSNQVFAGVIGGLAEHFDWNVGVARLLFVVLTITPVFPGLIVYLILWMIMGDPV
- a CDS encoding histidine phosphatase family protein, producing MKKFTAYFVRHGQTMLNHYNKVQGWVDSPLTEKGRADAVRAGKQLSNIKLAAAYSSDSGRTIETSRIALRQNQDNVNLVSYQYPEFREQCFGYFEGNDGNQMWQFVGAQVNLTSESDILGKYGLERARDLIRKADLYEDAEDDAMFWKRLDRGFDKLRANTKDGESVLVVSHGMTIRSIVDRYAPELDEGIPTINGSITKLEITDDDVHVDFFNRIDFQS
- a CDS encoding PPK2 family polyphosphate kinase, coding for MSTENSYRYTGERSVDLSQLATKASRVPETSVINNAIEANVAALSDLQSRLYSQQQAGVIIILQGMDTAGKDGLIRHVFSGLNPAGTSVVSFKQPTHLQLDHDFLWRINQELPRRGEIRVFNRSQYEDVLISRVHPEIILGQNLPGITKLADVDDRFFAKRYGDLRNYEKYLRHQGFVTIKFFLHLSKEEQTKRFERRIEIPSKNWKFSPSDMTERTFWQDYQIAYTKMLEHTSTKKQPWYLIPADDKAVARLIVSNILVERLRELDPSYPVVSAAEQEKLKTILRQLKEGEL
- a CDS encoding hydroxymethylglutaryl-CoA synthase, translating into MTVTVGIDKIGFYTPGMYLDMTDLAHARHDDPNKYLIGIGQSKQAVIPPTQDVVTMAANAASQFMTPAIKSDIAMVLFGTESGIDNSKATAVYLAHLLDLPQTTRAVEIKQACYGATAGLQLAADYVRVHPNAKVLVVGADIARYGLRTAGEVTQGGGAVAFLVTANPQILALDAVSSYHTEDVMDFWRPVYRTEALVDGKYSTNVYLDFFKTVWADYQQQTSRKIADFDAFVFHIPFTKMGRKGLRQILPEATPGHQAELTAAFEASQEDNRNVGNLYTGSLYLSFLSLLRHGNLSAGQQIGFFSYGSGAEGEFFSGRVQPDYQQGYDESAISQLLAKRRRVSVAEYEEIFNQRLDTTGRDQRLALGEESAKYYLAGRLNEQRQYRVQK